The Urocitellus parryii isolate mUroPar1 chromosome 6, mUroPar1.hap1, whole genome shotgun sequence genome includes a window with the following:
- the Bcl11b gene encoding B-cell lymphoma/leukemia 11B isoform X6, protein MSRRKQGNPQHLSQRELITRKDEPSSYICTTCKQPFNSAWFLLQHAQNTHGFRIYLEPGPASSSLTPRLTIPPPLGPEAVAQSPLMNFLGDSSPFNLLRMTGPILRDHPGFGEGRLPGTPPLFSPPPRHHLDPHRLSAEEMGLVAQHPSAFDRVMRLNPMAIDSPAMDFSRRLRELAGNSSTPPPVSPGRGNPMHRLLNPFQPSPKSPFLSTPPLPAMPPGSTPPPQPPAKSKSCEFCGKTFKFQSNLIVHRRSHTGEKPYKCQLCDHACSQASKLKRHMKTHMHKAGSLAGRSDDGLSAASSPEPGTSELAGEGLKASDGDFRHHESDPSLGHEPEEEDEEEEEEEEELLLENESRPESSFSMDSELSRNRENGGGVAGVPGAGGGVGGAAKALADEKALVLGKVMENVGLGALPQYSELLADKQKRGAFLKRTAAGDTGDEDDAGGCGDAGAGGAVNGRGGGFAPGAEPFPGLFPRKPAPLPSPGLNSAAKRIKVEKDLELPPAALIPSENVYSQWLVGYAASRHFMKDPFLGFTDARQSPFATSSEHSSENGSLRFSTPPGDLLDGGLSGRSGTASGGSTPHLGGPGPGRPSSKEGRRSDTCEYCGKVFKNCSNLTVHRRSHTGERPYKCELCNYACAQSSKLTRHMKTHGQIGKEVYRCDICQMPFSVYSTLEKHMKKWHGEHLLTNDVKIEQAERS, encoded by the coding sequence GTAAAGATGAGCCTTCCAGCTACATTTGCACAACATGCAAGCAGCCCTTCAACAGCGCGTGGTTCCTGCTGCAGCACGCGCAGAACACGCATGGCTTCCGGATCTACCTGGAGCCCGGGCCGGCCAGCAGCTCACTCACGCCCCGGCTCACCATCCCGCCGCCGCTGGGGCCCGAGGCTGTGGCACAGTCCCCACTCATGAATTTCCTGGGCGACAGCAGCCCCTTCAACCTGCTGCGCATGACGGGCCCCATCCTGCGGGACCACCCGGGCTTTGGTGAGGGCCGCCTGCCCGGTACGCCGCCGCTCTTCAGCCCGCCGCCACGCCACCACCTGGACCCGCACCGCCTCAGTGCCGAGGAGATGGGGCTCGTCGCCCAGCACCCCAGTGCCTTTGACCGAGTCATGCGCCTGAACCCCATGGCCATCGACTCACCTGCCATGGACTTCTCGCGGCGGCTTCGCGAGCTGGCAGGCAACAGTTCCACGCCGCCACCCGTGTCGCCAGGCCGCGGCAACCCTATGCACCGGCTCCTGAACCCTTTCCAGCCCAGCCCCAAGTCCCCTTTCCTGAGCACGCCACCGCTGCCCGCCATGCCCCCTGGCAGCACCCCTCCGCCACAGCCCCCGGCCAAGAGCAAGTCGTGCGAATTCTGCGGCAAGACCTTCAAGTTCCAGAGCAATCTCATCGTGCACCGGCGCAGCCACACGGGcgagaagccctacaagtgtcAGCTGTGCGACCACGCGTGCTCGCAGGCGAGCAAGCTCAAGCGCCACATGAAGACGCACATGCACAAGGCCGGCTCCCTGGCTGGTCGCTCCGACGACGGACTCTCGGCCGCCAGCTCCCCGGAGCCTGGCACCAGCGAGCTGGCCGGCGAGGGCCTCAAGGCGTCCGACGGCGACTTCCGCCACCACGAGAGCGACCCGTCACTGGGCCACGAGCccgaggaggaggacgaggaagaggaggaggaagaggaggagctgctgctggAGAACGAGAGCCGACCAGAGTCGAGCTTCAGCATGGACTCGGAGCTGAGCCGCAACCGCGAGAACGGTGGCGGTGTGGCCGGGGTGCCCGGCGCGGGGGGCGGCGTGGGCGGTGCGGCCAAGGCTCTGGCCGACGAGAAGGCGCTGGTGCTGGGCAAGGTCATGGAGAACGTGGGCCTGGGCGCGCTGCCCCAGTACAGCGAGCTGCTGGCCGACAAGCAGAAGCGTGGCGCCTTCCTGAAACGTACGGCTGCTGGTGACACGGGCGACGAAGACGACGCGGGAGGCTGCGGTGATGCGGGTGCGGGTGGCGCGGTGAACGGGCGGGGCGGTGGCTTCGCGCCCGGCGCTGAGCCTTTCCCTGGCCTCTTTCCCCGCAAGCCGGCACCGCTGCCCAGCCCCGGGCTCAACAGCGCGGCCAAGCGCATCAAGGTGGAGAAGGACCTGGAGCTGCCCCCCGCCGCGCTCATCCCGTCGGAGAACGTGTACTCGCAGTGGCTCGTGGGCTATGCGGCGTCGCGGCACTTCATGAAGGACCCGTTCCTGGGCTTCACGGACGCGCGCCAGTCGCCCTTCGCCACGTCCTCTGAGCACTCGTCCGAGAACGGCAGCCTGCGCTTCTCCACGCCCCCCGGGGACCTGCTGGACGGCGGCCTGTCGGGCCGTAGTGGCACCGCCAGCGGGGGCAGCACGCCGCATCTGGGCGGCCCGGGCCCTGGGCGGCCCAGCTCCAAGGAGGGCCGCCGCAGCGACACGTGCGAGTACTGCGGCAAGGTGTTCAAGAACTGCAGCAACCTGACGGTGCACCGGCGGAGCCACACCGGCGAGCGGCCTTACAAGTGCGAGCTGTGCAACTACGCGTGCGCGCAGAGCAGCAAGCTCACGCGCCACATGAAGACGCACGGGCAGATCGGCAAGGAGGTGTACCGCTGCGACATCTGCCAGATGCCCTTCAGCGTCTACAGCACCCTGGAGAAACACATGAAAAAGTGGCATGGCGAGCACTTGCTGACTAACGACGTCAAAATCGAGCAGGCCGAGAGGAGCTAA